One genomic segment of Chiloscyllium punctatum isolate Juve2018m chromosome 32, sChiPun1.3, whole genome shotgun sequence includes these proteins:
- the LOC140458009 gene encoding N-acetyltransferase 8-like: MVDCGPSFTVRLYQAGDYQNVRRIVANGTMELVMVAFKQAIRSQSNVFLLFASGQLVYVITGSLTCTSLMCFVLLTFMYLACRQVYASYLRERMETDMADIEGHYLKPPGAGFWVAVEEEGNRVVGTVGVKMEPGHPYSCQLFRLFVDQRFRRHGLGRRLTQKVLDFAKVYGYRVCLLKTTSVQEPAIHMYQKMGFRIQSSSPVPGPALLTLISKISGYELEKNL, translated from the coding sequence ATGGTTGATTGTGGACCTTCTTTCACCGTACGTTTATACCAAGCAGGCGATTACCAAAATGTCAGAAGAATTGTTGCCAATGGGACAATGGAGTTGGTGATGGTGGCATTCAAACAGGCCATTCGCTCACAGTCTAATGTCTTCCTGCTTTTTGCCAGTGGTCAGCTGGTTTATGTCATCACTGGCTCACTGACATGCACTAGTTTGATGTGCTTTGTACTCCTGACTTTCATGTACCTGGCATGCAGACAGGTCTATGCCAGCTACCTTAGGGAGAGGATGGAAACAGATATGGCAGATATAGAGGGACATTACCTGAAACCACCTGGAGCTGGCTTCTGGGTAGCAGTGGAGGAAGAGGGCAACAGGGTGGTGGGTACAGTGGGAGTTAAGATGGAGCCTGGGCACCCATACTCTTGCCAGCTGTTCCGACTTTTTGTAGATCAGCGTTTCCGTCGGCACGGACTAGGCAGGAGGCTGACCCAAAAGGTCCTGGATTTTGCTAAGGTCTATGGTTACAGAGTCTGCCTCTTGAAGACTACTAGTGTCCAAGAACCAGCCATTCATATGTACCAGAAAATGGGCTTTCGTATTCAAAGTTCCAGCCCTGTACCAGGTCCTGCACTTCTGACCTTGATATCCAAAATTTCAGGGTATGAATTGGAAAAGAATCTGTGA